The Flavobacterium johnsoniae genomic sequence GACTAATTCATCTGTTTCTTTTCCGTTTTGACTAAATCCTAAGCCAGAATAAAATTCAATTGTTTTTTGTATGCTCTGTACGGCTAGATTTGCCCATATCATTTTCGTTTTCATCTGTATTGGTTTTATGTGAATAGATAGTTTGCTAAAGTTAAGCAATTTAGATTTTAATTGGGTTTTAAAGATATTTCTTATATTAGCTTTTATAGATTTTGATTTTCAAAATCGAAGAAAATAAATAGTAAAACCTTAGATACCAATATGAAGAATACATTACTACTAGCCTTTTTTTTTCTAACATCACTTATATTTGGACAAAAAACAACTTTTACTGTTAAATATTCTGAACAATTAGCTGTTTATCTTTTTATCGAAAATCTTTCTGAACATTATCCTGAAAATGTTTTTAAGACAGAATTTCAAAAATCTAAATACAATACTGAGCATTACAACAAACTAATTTCCAATTTTGACAAACTGATAGTAGATTATAGTTTTCGATTTGATGAATATCCGTATGGCTCAAAAAGAAACATGCAAACGAACGATATTTTGAAAAAAAATCTAATAGAAACAAATAACCTTACTGATTTTAAACTCCGTTCTTCTGGTCTTATTCCCAATCAAACTTTAACTGATTTGTCTTCATGTATTGAAGAATTTACGAATGTTTACAACGAATTGATTTACAATCCGAATAAAGAAAAGTTTGAAAAACAATTAGATGATATCAAAAAATATTCGAGTGAGAATAATATAGCTGGTTATTTTGAAACTGGACTTTTGTTTTACAATTCAAGCTGGGATAACGCAATTCCTTTTGTTGCTGCATTTTATCCTTTGCCCAATTCGAAAGGATTTACTGCTCAAGCTTTTTGCAACAATTTTATTAGTGCCATACAAATCGACTTAAACTCAAATAAAGATTTATTTAGTGTTATGATGCATGAAACGTATCATATTGTTTATGACGAGCAATCATTCGAAGTAAAAGTTGCGATAGATAATTATTTTAAAGAAAATAAATCAAAATGCAGTAATTACGCTTATCAGCTTATGAACGAAGTTTTAGCAACTGCGTTAGGAAATGGTTTTGTATACGAAAAACTAGATGGCAAACCCGATCCTGGAGAATGGTATAATAAAAAATATATCAATCTAATGGCCAAACAGATTTATCCTGTAGTGAAAGAATACATCGATCAGAAAAAGGCAATGGATAAAAACTTTATTGATACTTATATTAGACTTTATGAAGAAAATTTTCCTAATTGGATTGATGAGTTGGATAATATAATGACTTACAGGTATATCCTTTCTGAAAATGAAACTAATCGAAGAAAAATAAACCAATTATTTCGTTATCGCTCGAGAGCAGAATTTGATTCTGAGATTACAGAAAATAGTATCAATAAAATGAAAGATACACCTTTGACTAAAGTGGTAATAATCTCTAAAAACACAACTGAAAAAGTTAAGTTTCTAAAAAATAAATTCCCTGAATTAAAAGAATGGAAACCAAATGCTAGTAAAGAATTTGCTAATAAATTTTTCTTAAGCGACAAAAGCCAATTAATCATTATTAATCAAAAAGAATCTACAATTGAAGCTCTTTTTGAACTTATGAAATAGTTAAATATGAAAATTTTAAAACCATTTTCTTCATTATTTGCTTTAATCCTTACAGGCTGTGTCGGAAATATGAATCCAACAGGAGGAAATTCTACTCCAAATTATCCTTATTTTATTACTACAGAACCAATAATAGTTAAGAAAATTCCCGTTCCTGTAGGAAGCAAATTAGTTTATCAAGAACATTTTTTTGTTGAAGGAAAACAAGATCATAAAATGCGTGAAGAAAAACTCACGACAATTGAATTTCCAGCTGGAAAAGAATTGATTTGGGGTGGCGTTCCTGTGAAATCTATTTATAAATTTTTCAATTCTGAAATGCGAGGTTATACCGTTACGGCAGATTTTACCAAATTGAGTGACGATAAAAAAACGAAGTTTTCTGAATTGTGGCAAAGTTGTAGTAGTGAACTCGGAATTACTATCAAAAGTACCGACGATTGGTCTTTTAACAAAGCAAATATTGCCGATGTAGAAAGTTGTAGCGTTGTGTATCAGCGTTATTTTAAAGACGATACAAAGCAACAATCATTTTTAAACGAAATGTACGCTGAAATGCAGAAAATTAATTCAAAATAAAAACATAAATGCCCAATAAAATCTTAGCTTTTGATGCTTACTACTTTGACGATAAAGCAAAAACTGTTTGTCTAGAATTTGAAAAATGGAACGAAGACAAAAATTTTAAAGTTTACTCTGAAATAATTGATAACGTTGCAGAATATATTCCTGGAGAATTTTACAAAAGAGAATTGCCTTGTATTTTAAGTTTACTTCAACAAATGGATTTATCTGAAATTGAGGTAATTGTAGTTGACGGATTCGTCTATTTAGACGACGAAAAGAAATACGGTTTAGGCGGTTATTTGTATGAGAAATTAAACAAAAAAATCCCGATTATTGGTGTTGCTAAAACAAATTTTGCTTCAATAGAAAAAAACAAAAAAGCATTATTTCGAGGCGACAGCAAAAAACCATTGTACATTACTTCTATCGGAATTGATCTAGAAGAAGCGTTTAGTAAAATTGAAAGTATGCATGGAGAATTTAGATTTCCAACATTATTGAAAGAATTGGATCGATTAACAAAGGAAAATTAATTGTCAAACAATAGAATTTTGCTCTTTATTTTATGGATATATTCTGGTTTTTGGCATTTTTGTTTTTAAAAATTCTAAATCTTCATCTTTATAAATTCCTGTGCCGTTAAAATAAATTTCTTTCAAATTATAAGGAAATAAATTATAGTTTAAATCCGTAAGTCTTGTGTCGCAAAGCCCTAAAAAACTTAAGTTTTTTAGTTGATTCAATGTCTTAGGGATTTTGCTTAATGGACAACTTTCAATTTTAAGCGTTTTTAATTTTTCTAATCGAGAAATAGATTCTGGAATTGTAACGATATCATTTCCTCTAAGCATTAAATACTCCAAAGATTCTATATTAAAAATCCACTCAGGAAAAGTCTTCAATGGGAAATTTAGAACTGAAATTTTCTTAAGTTTTTTGAGATTTCCAATTTCCGCTGGAAGTTCAAAATCATTTAGATAATACGTTGATACAGCGGTTTGTATTTCTAATACTTCTAGATTTATAAACTGAGAAAATATTTCTCCCTTATCCTTCAAACTATAGTTATAAAATATTAAACTGAGTTTTTTACAACTTTCAGGTTTTATTGAAGCTTCAATTAGAGATGTAAATTTTGTTTTTCGAAAGATATTCATATTTAGATGTTTATTTCTTTAATTTCTGAATATGTAGTAAGATAAATTCAAATTTATTGCAGAAATATATAAAAAAAAGCTCTTTAATTTCTTAAAGAGCTTTCTATATATTTTTTAAATCTTACTTTTTTGCATTAGCTTCTTTTTCAGCTTTTATTTTCTTTGTGTAATCTCCATACATCTGGCGCCAGTTGCGACCGTGATTATTCAGATAATTTTCAGCTTGTGTTTTGTAAATTTCAAAAATAGCCGAAATCTCTTTCATGCTTTTATAATCTACAGCTTGCTCGCGAGCTTTTTCCATTAATTTTTGAATTTCTGTGGTTTCAACAGAAGTCATTTCAGGAACAATTGCTTGATAACCTTTCATTGTAAAAGCTACTTTGCCAATTGTATATTTATCTAAAACTAATGCTACTTGCTCTTCATTTAAATCTTTTCTTAAGCCAGTCATTAAACTTTCGTGAACTGTTGAAGGCATTGCAGAATCTGCAATTATTTGTCTATGAAGTTCAGAAAGTGGTTTTCCGTCCAAAGGATTTATTCCCGCTGGAACTGTAGAAGCAGGATGATTATTGTGCCATTCTTTTACAGCTAAAAGATGCGTTGAAACCACTTGCACTAATCTGTTTTCTTTTTCATTATTGTTTAATGACAATGAATTAATCCATTCTTTTGCCTTTGCAGTTTCGTCTTGTTCTGTTTTGGAAGATTGCGCTTTAATTGTGGTATTTATTACTAGAAGCCCTATTAGTAATAAGGTTTTGATATTTTTCTTTTTCATAAAAAGCATATAATATTTTATAGTTATGTTTTTTTTTTGAGTTAAAAATAGAAAATATTATTTGCTTTAAATAAAAATAAGTGTAAAAAATACAATTGTTTTTATTAATTCTAACCTTCATATTAATTAGATGACTACTAAAATTATTCACGAGTGTATTGAATAGAAAACTATTTTTAAGATTTTATTCGACCAATACAGAATAAACTAGAGTAAAATTTTTCTTATATTCGTTTCCATATTGAAAAATTTGAAGATATGATTGCAATTGATAAGTTATCAATTAAACTCAGTACAATACTATATGGAAACAAACCAGTTGCTTTTCTTCCTTAGTGCTTTAGGAGCTTTTAATGGATTTATATTGTCATTTTATTTTGCTGTAAATGCGAGAAATAAAATTTTTTCAAATTACTTTCTATCTTTACTCCTCTTGGTTTTAAGTATTCGGATTATAAAATCTGTTTTCTTTTACTTTAATCCCTCTTTGTCCAACATTTTTATTCAGATTGGACTTTCTGCTTGCTTTCTTATTGGTCCTTTTCTTTTCTTAAGCCTTAAATCATACGCTCAAAATGGAAAAACAAAATGGATACAACATGTAATTCCTTATTTAGGAAGTATAACCATTTTGGGATTTTTTTATCCCTATACACAGCATCAAAAAATCTGGAGTATTTGGATTGTAAAATCTATATATCTTCAATGGTTAGTATATATTATTTTATCCTTTAGATACGTTCGTCCTATTTTTTACAAACTTAAAAACAAAGAAAGTCTAAAGAAAATAGATATTTGGTTTCTTAGTATTTATTTTGGTGTAGTACTAATATGGCTAGCTTATGCTAGCGCAGCTTATACTTCGTATATTGTTGGGGCTTTGTCCTTCACTTTTATTTTATATTTAATTATTATGCTTTTA encodes the following:
- a CDS encoding helix-turn-helix domain-containing protein: METNQLLFFLSALGAFNGFILSFYFAVNARNKIFSNYFLSLLLLVLSIRIIKSVFFYFNPSLSNIFIQIGLSACFLIGPFLFLSLKSYAQNGKTKWIQHVIPYLGSITILGFFYPYTQHQKIWSIWIVKSIYLQWLVYIILSFRYVRPIFYKLKNKESLKKIDIWFLSIYFGVVLIWLAYASAAYTSYIVGALSFTFILYLIIMLLIFRNNDESVFFKEKEKYKNKEMDAEIRDLIGQKIVIIEEKELYLNPDFSLEEAAKELKITKHLLSQYINEILGKSFSNLIKEYRIEKAKKLLETEKNLTYESLGYDSGFTSKSTFFTAFKKITGLTPAEYQKAYSKGV
- a CDS encoding leucine-rich repeat domain-containing protein — protein: MNIFRKTKFTSLIEASIKPESCKKLSLIFYNYSLKDKGEIFSQFINLEVLEIQTAVSTYYLNDFELPAEIGNLKKLKKISVLNFPLKTFPEWIFNIESLEYLMLRGNDIVTIPESISRLEKLKTLKIESCPLSKIPKTLNQLKNLSFLGLCDTRLTDLNYNLFPYNLKEIYFNGTGIYKDEDLEFLKTKMPKTRIYP
- a CDS encoding endonuclease V, which gives rise to MPNKILAFDAYYFDDKAKTVCLEFEKWNEDKNFKVYSEIIDNVAEYIPGEFYKRELPCILSLLQQMDLSEIEVIVVDGFVYLDDEKKYGLGGYLYEKLNKKIPIIGVAKTNFASIEKNKKALFRGDSKKPLYITSIGIDLEEAFSKIESMHGEFRFPTLLKELDRLTKEN
- a CDS encoding DUF3826 domain-containing protein, which translates into the protein MKKKNIKTLLLIGLLVINTTIKAQSSKTEQDETAKAKEWINSLSLNNNEKENRLVQVVSTHLLAVKEWHNNHPASTVPAGINPLDGKPLSELHRQIIADSAMPSTVHESLMTGLRKDLNEEQVALVLDKYTIGKVAFTMKGYQAIVPEMTSVETTEIQKLMEKAREQAVDYKSMKEISAIFEIYKTQAENYLNNHGRNWRQMYGDYTKKIKAEKEANAKK